The Aulosira sp. FACHB-615 genomic sequence TACACTCAATAACTTTACTGCTAGTAACTTCAGCCAAAGCAACTTGATTTTCTAGTTTAAGAATTTATTCAGAGGCTAGGGCTGTAGAAATATAGCCTTATCCTTTACCGCCGATGTTAGTGCTTGGTTTGATTGGGCAAGACGGCAAAGGATCGTGATTGCGATGTCTGGTGGCGTTGCGTATACGCCGGAGGGTGAGGCGGTTGCGTTGGCGGAAATGATGCGGCGGTTTCCGGTGGGGGGATGATAGCACAAGTATTAATTGCGAATTGCGTTAGCGAAGCGGTAGCGAGTCTTCGAGCGTCCGCCGCGAATTGCGAATTGTTGTGATGCGGCGGTTTCCGGTGCAGGGGTGATATTAGCCCTCTTATGTCAAACTGGGAAAAGCCAATCCCTGAAAGCATGAGCGGAACTTTACTTTTCAGCTTTTGGCTAGAAATTTTAGTTTTTATTAGAAAAGAAAGACTCAAAGCTTGATTAGATAAAGGTTTCAATGTTGAGCTACAATTATTGCTTTCCAAAAGTAACAGAACAGGGTTAAAAGCGGGTAATTTAGCTTATATTTTTAAGCTCAAGCTTCTTCAAGAATAATTTATCCCTTGAACTTTTTGCCCTGTTAATTTTTCTTGTAACTCCAAACACTCCTTTACTAATGGGATAGTCAATTCTCTTGACATCTGTAACGCTTTTTGGCAGTATTCCCATGCTTGTTGGGGTTGGTTAGTTTTGTGATAAAGTTCTGCTAAGTTTTGGAGAACGGTTGCTTCTCCTGCGGAGGATTGAATCTCACGAAAAATAACTAAAGATGCTTGTAAATTTTTAAGAGCTTGGTCGTACTTTTCTATTTTTATTTGTGCATAGCCTATATTTACTAACGCAAATGCTTCTCCGTGACGATTTCCTATTTCTCTAGCGATCACTAAATATTGTTGTAAGAAGTCAACTGCTTCTTGATGATGCCCTAAATTACCATAAGCAAGCCCTAAATTGCCTAAAGCATTACTTTGTAATTGATAGTCCCCCATTTTTTGCCCAATTTCTAGCGACTGCCGATAGTAAGCAATTCCTTCTTGATATTGCCCTAAAATACAATAAACTATTCCTAAATTGCCCAAAGTATTAATCTCTAGCAGAGGATTACCTATTTTTTGTGAAATAACTAATGCTTGCTGATGATAATCGATTGCCTGTTGGTACTGACTTAAACTAGTGTGAACAAGTCCAAGATTATTTAAAGCACTACCTTCTTGTTGGGGACTACCTATTTCCCTTGAAATTTCTAATGCTTCTTGATGATAATTAATTGCTTCTTGATACTGTCCTAAATTACTATAAGCAAGACCAAGATTGCCTAAAACATTACATTTTCCTTGACAATGTCCTATTTGCTGATTAATTATTAAGGCTTGCTGATGGTAGTTAATTGACTCCTGATACTGCCCTAGATCGTTATAAATAATTCCCAGACTTCCCAAAGCATTACTCTCAGTTTGAGGAGTACCTATTTCCCTTGAAATTTCTAAAGCTTGTTGATTGTATTCAATCGCTTCTCGATATTGTCTTAATAAATAGTAAATAACCCCCAAATTTTGTACGGCATTACTCTCTCCTTGACGATCCTCTATTTCTCTCAAGATGAATAAAGCTTGCTGATGGTATTTAATCGCTTTTTGATACTCTCCTAAATCACGATGAACTACCCCAAGATTACCTAAACTTTTACCTTCTCCTTGACGATCGCCTATTTTTCTAACAATTGTTAAAGCTTGCTGATGGTACTCAATCGCTTTTTGATATTCTCCTAAATAGTTATAAACAAGTCCCAGATTATTTAAAGCACGACTCTCCCCTGGAAGATTCCCTATTTGCTTAGTAATCACTAAGGCTTGCTGATGGTATTTAATCGCTTTTTGATATTCTCCTAAATTCTTATGAACAATTCCGAGATTATTTAAAGTATTACTCTCTCCTTGGCGATCTCCTATTTCTCTAGCTATTACTAAATTTTGCTGGTAGTAATAAATTGCCTTTTCATACTCTCCTAACTGATCGTAAACAAGTCCAAGATTGACGAAAGATGAGCCTTCCCCTTTGCGATTATTTACTTCTTGTGAGATAATCAAAGCTCGCTGATAATAGTCAATCGCTTTTTGATATTCTCCTAAAGAGTAGTAAGCAGATCCCAGATTACCTAAAACAATGCCCTCATTAATGCGATTGCTAATTTTTCTTAAAATAACTAGAGCTTGCTGATGATAGTTAATTGCTTTCTGATAGTCTCCTAATTGACGATGAATATCTCCCAGATTACTTAAGATGCTACCCTCTGATTGATCGCTTATTTGTCTACTTATTACTAAGGCTTGCTCAAGGTAATCAATTGCTTTTTGATATTCTCCTAATCCACTATTAACAAGCCCCAAACCGCTTAACGACGCTATTTCTCCACTAAAAAAGCCTATTTCTCTAGCAATTTTCAGACTATTTTGATAAGCTTCAATTCCTTGGGAATAGTTGGATAAACCATAATGAGCCATTCCAACACCATCATAACAAGCCATACTTATTTGCGGACTTGTCTTATCCTTTAATTGCTCACATAATTTGAGTTGTTCTTGATAATATCCCCATAAATGTAATAGCCAATATAATTGTGATTCTGAAGATGAGTTCAAAGGTTTTATAAACAATTGACTAGCTCTTTCCTGGTCTCCAACTTCGCAGAGGTGGCAAAATGTTTCAAGAAAACCTCTAACTTTCTCTAAATTTGTTGCGTTTGGCTGGTAATCATACTTTGTAAGCCAATTAATTATAGCTCTGTAATGAGTACGCTTCCAACTAGGCTTAATTGACTTTATTACTTTAGAGTCAATACCAAATTCTAATAAAATAGATTCTCCAAGAAGAGTAATTTTTAAATCTTCTGAATTGATTTTTGAAAAATTTAATTCTACAAAATTGTTCATTACTTCTAACCTTTTAACAAAATAAAGCTTTGATTTTTATTTATCTAGAAGAAAGAGATATATAATTTTCACAAATGATTTAAGACTGCTATATAACTATTTTTAGTAAATATTTTTTCGATTTCAACAATATTATCTACTCTAAATCTTAAAAAAATTAGTATTAACTTCTCTATATATTCCAGTTGCGCTGCGTCGTTTAGTAGAAGAACGAGCTAATTACAGTTATGCCTGTGCCAAATTCTGAAGAACTTTAGAACCAAGTGAGTCAATGTCAGATTGATTTGTGCAAGAAAGATTCCCTGGCGATCGCCAATTCTCCGCGTAATTGCTAAAGCCTGTCGATGATATTCAATAGCTTGCTGATAATTACCCATACCCCCATAGGTAGATCCCAAATTGCCTAGTGCAACTCCCTCGCTGAATAATTCTCTTGTTTCCCGTGCTATGGACAGGCTTTGTTCAAAGCAGGATATTCCTTGAGCATACTGTTTGGTTCGTCGGTAAAGCTCTCCCAAACAGTTTAGGGCAATCGCTTCCCCAGAAGGATTCTCTAGCTCACGGGAGGTTGTCAGGTATTTCTCAAAGTATTCAGATGCTTTTGCATAATTCTTGAGGTAGCCATAGGCGTTTCCTAAGTTCCCCAGAGCTTGGGATTCCAGGACACGATCACCAAGTTGGCAGGCAATTGCACGGCATTGTTCTAAGCTGTTAATTGCTTTGTAAAACTGTCTCAGATTACCATAGGTATTCCCCATATCCCCCAATGCTCTGGCTTGTTCTGGAAGAAGTTTTGCATCTGTAGCAATTTTGAGGCTGTCTTCAAAATAACCGAAGGCCTGCTTGAATTTTCCCATACCAGCATAAGCAATACCGAGATTATTCAAAGCATTAGACTTTCCCTGAAGGTTATTGCTGGCGTGTGATTGCTCCCTAGCTTTTTGAGAATAGGAAATTGCCTCAGTGTAATTTGCAAGACGAGCATATACATTTCCTAAACCGACAAGGGCAATCACAGACAAGGTAGACGGAACATTTTCATTTTCTGCAAGCCTTTTATAGATTTCAATCTGTTGACTGTAATAACCCCATATCTCTAGCTGTCGATACAATGTATAGCTTGTCCCAGTGATTGTATTAATAGAAACAGACAAAACAATTTCAGCTTTCTGCCATTCCACAATTTCGCAGAGATGGTGGAAGGCTTCTAAATACCC encodes the following:
- a CDS encoding tetratricopeptide repeat protein, translating into MNNFVELNFSKINSEDLKITLLGESILLEFGIDSKVIKSIKPSWKRTHYRAIINWLTKYDYQPNATNLEKVRGFLETFCHLCEVGDQERASQLFIKPLNSSSESQLYWLLHLWGYYQEQLKLCEQLKDKTSPQISMACYDGVGMAHYGLSNYSQGIEAYQNSLKIAREIGFFSGEIASLSGLGLVNSGLGEYQKAIDYLEQALVISRQISDQSEGSILSNLGDIHRQLGDYQKAINYHQQALVILRKISNRINEGIVLGNLGSAYYSLGEYQKAIDYYQRALIISQEVNNRKGEGSSFVNLGLVYDQLGEYEKAIYYYQQNLVIAREIGDRQGESNTLNNLGIVHKNLGEYQKAIKYHQQALVITKQIGNLPGESRALNNLGLVYNYLGEYQKAIEYHQQALTIVRKIGDRQGEGKSLGNLGVVHRDLGEYQKAIKYHQQALFILREIEDRQGESNAVQNLGVIYYLLRQYREAIEYNQQALEISREIGTPQTESNALGSLGIIYNDLGQYQESINYHQQALIINQQIGHCQGKCNVLGNLGLAYSNLGQYQEAINYHQEALEISREIGSPQQEGSALNNLGLVHTSLSQYQQAIDYHQQALVISQKIGNPLLEINTLGNLGIVYCILGQYQEGIAYYRQSLEIGQKMGDYQLQSNALGNLGLAYGNLGHHQEAVDFLQQYLVIAREIGNRHGEAFALVNIGYAQIKIEKYDQALKNLQASLVIFREIQSSAGEATVLQNLAELYHKTNQPQQAWEYCQKALQMSRELTIPLVKECLELQEKLTGQKVQGINYS
- a CDS encoding tetratricopeptide repeat protein, which gives rise to MKSVIPSGRSVLEQINIDIGSLKNIKPSSKRSHYRAVNNWLEKYQPKANASNLEQVQGYLEAFHHLCEIVEWQKAEIVLSVSINTITGTSYTLYRQLEIWGYYSQQIEIYKRLAENENVPSTLSVIALVGLGNVYARLANYTEAISYSQKAREQSHASNNLQGKSNALNNLGIAYAGMGKFKQAFGYFEDSLKIATDAKLLPEQARALGDMGNTYGNLRQFYKAINSLEQCRAIACQLGDRVLESQALGNLGNAYGYLKNYAKASEYFEKYLTTSRELENPSGEAIALNCLGELYRRTKQYAQGISCFEQSLSIARETRELFSEGVALGNLGSTYGGMGNYQQAIEYHRQALAITRRIGDRQGIFLAQINLTLTHLVLKFFRIWHRHNCN